A stretch of Plesiomonas shigelloides DNA encodes these proteins:
- a CDS encoding tetratricopeptide repeat protein: MKSALPLLATLLATFGGISHSVANTAANTTADTTLQTLQTRWAECQYQTLTMNREKCLTTLTEQAKADVKKYPERTDLLIWSAIIESSLAGERGGLGALGLVKEAKASLEKALKQNPNALDGSAYTSLGSLYYKVPGWPVGFGDDEQAERLLKKALAINPNGIDPNYFYGDFLLEQGDKAQAKVYLQKALQAPNRPGRELADKGRRYEIQQKLDKL, encoded by the coding sequence ATGAAATCAGCCTTACCTCTGCTGGCAACCCTCCTCGCTACATTCGGCGGGATCAGCCACAGCGTTGCTAACACGGCAGCGAACACCACTGCCGACACGACATTACAAACCCTGCAAACCCGCTGGGCAGAATGCCAGTATCAAACATTGACCATGAACCGTGAAAAATGCCTGACAACGCTGACTGAGCAGGCCAAGGCCGATGTCAAAAAATACCCCGAGCGCACGGATTTACTGATCTGGAGTGCCATCATCGAAAGTTCGCTCGCCGGTGAGCGCGGCGGTTTAGGCGCACTGGGTCTGGTCAAAGAAGCCAAAGCCTCTTTGGAAAAAGCGTTAAAACAAAACCCGAATGCCCTCGATGGCTCCGCCTATACCAGCCTCGGCTCGCTCTATTACAAAGTGCCCGGCTGGCCAGTGGGTTTTGGCGATGATGAACAGGCCGAACGGTTGTTGAAAAAAGCACTGGCAATCAATCCGAACGGTATCGACCCCAACTATTTCTACGGGGATTTTCTGTTAGAACAAGGTGATAAAGCGCAAGCCAAAGTCTACCTACAAAAAGCACTGCAAGCCCCCAATCGCCCGGGGCGTGAATTGGCCGACAAAGGACGGCGGTATGAAATCCAGCAAAAACTGGATAAACTCTGA
- a CDS encoding response regulator gives MRILLVEDDPMLGDGIADGLRQHGFTVDWLTCGLPVAATLAAESFAAVILDLTLPDIDGLQVLRRLRRDGSTVPVLILTARDALDDRVTGLDAGADDYLPKPFAMKELISRLRALVRRSKGVIQPELRHGAICLFPEAQQATFNDQPVTLTRQEFRLLEELLLHCGRVMTKELLEQSLYGWNDGVESNAIEVHIHHLRKKFYPELIRNIRGVGYIVEALPSRPATSTVSPS, from the coding sequence ATGCGGATCTTGCTAGTAGAAGATGACCCGATGCTGGGCGATGGCATTGCTGACGGCCTACGCCAGCACGGGTTTACCGTGGACTGGCTCACCTGTGGTTTACCGGTCGCCGCCACATTGGCCGCAGAATCTTTTGCGGCCGTGATCTTAGACCTGACCCTGCCCGACATCGACGGCCTACAAGTGCTGCGCCGTCTACGTCGTGACGGCAGCACCGTACCGGTGCTGATCCTGACCGCACGCGATGCTCTGGATGACAGAGTCACCGGCCTCGATGCCGGTGCGGACGATTACCTGCCCAAACCGTTTGCCATGAAAGAGCTGATCTCGCGCTTGCGCGCGCTGGTCAGGCGCAGCAAAGGCGTCATTCAACCCGAGTTGCGCCATGGCGCGATTTGCCTGTTCCCTGAAGCGCAGCAAGCGACCTTTAACGACCAACCGGTGACACTCACTCGGCAAGAATTTCGCCTATTAGAAGAGCTGCTGCTGCACTGCGGTCGTGTGATGACCAAAGAGCTCTTAGAGCAAAGCCTGTATGGCTGGAACGACGGCGTAGAAAGCAATGCCATCGAGGTGCATATCCATCACTTGCGCAAAAAGTTCTATCCGGAATTGATCCGCAATATTCGTGGCGTCGGTTATATTGTTGAAGCTCTGCCGAGCCGACCAGCCACCAGCACTGTTTCGCCATCGTGA